The following are encoded in a window of Providencia rettgeri genomic DNA:
- the mgrB gene encoding PhoP/PhoQ regulator MgrB: MLCRIIVITVSVLLLCLFLYLLAMDSVCDQGGDNFIFGICRVTDLLPF, encoded by the coding sequence GTGTTATGTCGTATTATTGTTATCACAGTGAGTGTTTTGTTGCTTTGCTTGTTTCTCTACTTACTTGCGATGGATAGCGTGTGCGATCAAGGTGGCGATAACTTTATTTTTGGGATCTGCCGTGTAACTGACTTGTTACCATTTTGA
- a CDS encoding amino acid permease: MAQEQQMLKRGLKNRHIQLIALGGAVGTGLFLGIATTIQMAGPSVLLGYALCGVIAFLIMRQLGEMIVQEPVAGSFSHFAFKYWGGFAGFLSGWNYWFMFILVGMTELTAAGKYMQHWWPELPIWVSAAIFFIAVNAVNLVNVRSYGETEFWFALIKVIAVVGMIIFGCYLLLSGHGGPQAKISNLWEYGGFFAKDFHGLLMALAIIMFSFGGLELVGITAAEAEDPERSIPKAINQVVYRILIFYIGSLAVLLALYPWVDLDGKTSPFVLIFHELGDLLVANTLNFVILVAALSVYNSGAYATSRMLFGLSQQNNAPKFLSKVNKGGVPIMALLVSGLATSGGILISFVMEGKAFELLMSLVVTTLVLNWIMICVSNLKFRAAMNKQGVTTKFKSIYYPFGNYLCLAFLLLILGIILTMDGLRVSVLMIPVWIGVLWIGYQFSGAKKRDLAKRQQN; this comes from the coding sequence ATGGCGCAAGAGCAGCAAATGCTGAAACGAGGATTGAAAAATAGGCATATCCAGTTGATTGCATTGGGGGGCGCTGTTGGTACAGGTTTGTTCCTCGGGATAGCAACAACCATACAAATGGCGGGGCCATCTGTTCTTTTAGGTTATGCATTGTGTGGCGTTATCGCTTTTCTCATTATGCGCCAGTTGGGTGAGATGATAGTTCAAGAGCCTGTTGCAGGTTCTTTTAGTCATTTCGCTTTTAAATATTGGGGTGGTTTTGCGGGGTTTTTATCCGGCTGGAACTACTGGTTTATGTTTATCCTCGTAGGAATGACGGAGTTGACCGCTGCGGGGAAATATATGCAACATTGGTGGCCTGAGCTACCAATTTGGGTATCCGCAGCGATATTTTTTATTGCCGTTAATGCCGTAAACTTAGTTAATGTCCGTTCTTACGGTGAGACAGAGTTCTGGTTTGCATTAATTAAAGTAATTGCTGTTGTCGGCATGATTATTTTTGGTTGTTATCTCTTACTGAGTGGTCATGGTGGACCACAGGCTAAAATCAGTAACTTATGGGAATATGGCGGCTTTTTTGCGAAAGACTTCCATGGTCTGCTGATGGCATTGGCGATTATCATGTTCTCGTTTGGGGGCTTAGAACTGGTGGGGATCACTGCGGCTGAAGCTGAAGATCCTGAAAGAAGTATTCCAAAAGCCATCAACCAAGTTGTTTATCGTATCCTGATTTTCTATATTGGTTCACTTGCTGTGTTATTGGCACTTTATCCATGGGTTGACCTTGATGGAAAAACCAGTCCATTTGTTTTGATTTTCCATGAGTTAGGCGATTTACTGGTTGCTAATACCTTAAACTTTGTGATCTTAGTGGCTGCACTTTCTGTTTATAACAGTGGTGCTTATGCAACAAGCCGTATGCTATTTGGTTTATCTCAACAAAACAATGCCCCTAAATTCCTCTCAAAGGTGAACAAAGGTGGGGTTCCTATCATGGCACTGCTCGTTTCTGGGTTAGCGACTTCCGGCGGAATATTGATTAGCTTCGTGATGGAAGGAAAGGCGTTTGAATTATTAATGTCATTAGTGGTGACCACATTGGTGCTGAACTGGATCATGATTTGTGTTTCAAACTTGAAATTCAGAGCTGCGATGAATAAACAAGGTGTAACAACCAAGTTTAAAAGCATTTACTACCCGTTCGGTAACTACCTTTGCTTAGCATTCTTGCTATTGATCTTAGGTATTATTTTAACCATGGATGGATTACGTGTTTCTGTTCTGATGATCCCTGTGTGGATTGGCGTACTTTGGATTGGCTATCAATTCTCCGGTGCTAAGAAACGAGATTTAGCAAAACGCCAGCAAAACTAG
- the pagP gene encoding lipid IV(A) palmitoyltransferase PagP — MRVYNKRPWVIGATLLMGTTVCLSTPALAQDQSTNLWDTFKNNVSSTWDSDKYELYVPAVTWHNRAMYDKKKTDEYNERPWGAGFGKYRYDEDNDWHAIYAMAFKDSHNDWEPIGGYAFQKMWIPGDLDGFRMGAGFTLSVTARKDMYYIPIPAPLPLVSVEYDRLSLQATYIPGTYNNGNVLFAWLRWQW; from the coding sequence ATGAGAGTTTATAACAAGAGACCATGGGTCATTGGTGCCACACTACTAATGGGCACTACCGTCTGCCTATCAACACCTGCGCTAGCACAAGACCAATCAACTAATCTTTGGGATACATTCAAAAACAATGTCAGTTCCACTTGGGACTCGGATAAGTATGAACTGTATGTCCCTGCGGTCACATGGCATAACCGCGCAATGTATGACAAAAAGAAAACCGATGAATACAACGAGCGCCCATGGGGTGCCGGTTTTGGTAAATACCGTTATGATGAAGATAATGATTGGCACGCTATTTATGCAATGGCCTTTAAAGACTCACATAACGACTGGGAGCCAATCGGTGGCTACGCTTTCCAAAAAATGTGGATCCCAGGAGACCTCGATGGTTTTCGTATGGGCGCGGGTTTCACATTGAGTGTCACTGCACGTAAAGATATGTATTACATCCCCATCCCAGCACCACTACCTTTAGTTTCGGTCGAATACGATAGACTTTCACTCCAAGCAACCTATATTCCCGGAACCTATAATAACGGAAACGTATTGTTTGCATGGCTGCGTTGGCAGTGGTAA